From one Coffea eugenioides isolate CCC68of chromosome 11, Ceug_1.0, whole genome shotgun sequence genomic stretch:
- the LOC113751042 gene encoding uncharacterized protein LOC113751042 isoform X1, with product MNHESAQSRLCRLIDHSLRPFGEIVSVSSTPEVVKQLLISLSQVYRQIKLWTLEFDSASDDGTAEQPADGGGAAVCSDSHPDDHRCMAKIVGHLMSLLSLENPLILHLTGNTLVAIAEFAAATESGWAEYMHLLCGWLKFAIHNTMLASGGHELSRAKDFGIGSFIPGSLMKLRMGDGSYLTLASIIRVFRNVLKILKLNMDDKLLIGYLDSITDLFSKLPWDSLNEAYVVSNGEPPASPAGHDLLCKNATHLKSIGIYHGNVVQLFCSLVDISGISEAGAGSNMHPIVFQIRNQIPKILVGCFVGREHLDDVRIFHYLRHKILMLMMRLTSILHLERSDLMTWLHLIEKYFHDLLCQPLDMQEFNLNDCLEGSPFRSDDCDAEGQKMSSSHLQRLVVFLFLRCSFILVRLNEKADKQFKVANSDTCFTFDLYSNSNYSSRSEGPLMLEQWVQRHLPSDTFVDHEMYSQRCLSFALAFLKLYMQEDDILFEMLLQLFHLPEKWFNSGGSLLTAKNDIFCLASDLFHPIKFFHLFLAEVSGSHVCKSQKCSCPCSACLFDFLSCLQIFYDHEVLLDYLISKDTGAKCAEYLLRCLRMVCNSWNLFAEFSTWVKPPNSSCRKRRRVLADGIDFEGNQCHASLEDDSVPSPMDTEGKNSGKHGRTKTVLVEDAKGCLLCLKASIDSLYQKNLFPYNPQVLLRRLSRFEELSLQDIQAPTRF from the exons ATGAATCACGAGTCGGCCCAGTCGCGGCTTTGCCGTCTCATCGACCACTCTCTTCGTCCCTTCGGC GAAATTGTCTCTGTTTCTTCAACTCCTGAAGTCGTAAAACAGCTCTTGATTTCACTCTCCCAG GTTTATAGACAAATTAAACTGTGGACGCTTGAATTTGACTCCGCTTCCGACGAT GGAACGGCTGAGCAACCAGCAGATGGCGGCGGCGCTGCTGTTTGTTCTGATTCACATCCTGATGACCATCGGTGTATGGCTAAGATCGTTGGTCACTTG ATGTCTTTACTTAGTCTTGAGAATCCACTTATTCTGCACTTGACAGGCAACACCCTTGTGGCTATTGCTGAGTTTGCTGCTGCAACT GAATCAGGTTGGGCTGAATACATGCACTTATTGTGTGGTTGGCTGAAATTTGCCATTCACAACACTATGTTAGCTTCAGGGGGTCATGAACTTTCCAGAGCCAAAGATTTTGGTATAGGTTCATTTATTCCTGGTTCGCTGATGAAGCTGAGGATGGGAGATGGAAGCTATTTGACTCTTGCTTCTATTATTCGAGTTTTTCGTAATGTTCTAAAAATTTTGAAGCTGAATATGGATGATAAACTTTTGATAGGTTACCTGGATTCGATTActgatttattttcaaaattgccTTGGGATTCACTGAATGAGGCGTATGTTGTGTCAAACGGTGAGCCTCCAGCAAGCCCTGCTGGACATGATTTGTTATGTAAAAATGCTACCCATCTGAAGTCAATAGGTATCTATCATGGGAATGTTGTTCAACTGTTCTGTTCCTTGGTTGACATAAGCGGCATCTCTGAAGCTGGAGCTGGTTCCAACATGCATCCCATTGTATTTCAGATCAGAAACCAAATCCCTAAAATTTTAGTTGGCTGCTTTGTCGGACGAGAACATCTGGATGACGTCCGTATCTTTCATTACTTGAGACACAAGATCTTG ATGCTGATGATGAGGCTTACTTCCATACTTCACCTGGAGCGTTCAGATCTTATGACATGGTTGCATCTTATTGAGAAATACTTTCATGATCTACTTTGTCAACCTTTGGATATGCAAGAGTTTAATCTAAATGACTGTCTAGAAGGTTCCCCATTCCGGTCTGATGATTGTGATGCAGAAGGACAGAAAATGTCATCTAGCCATTTGCAAAGACtagttgtttttctttttcttaggtGTTCCTTCATTTTGGTGAGGTTGAACGAGAAAGCTGACAAGCAATTCAAAGTTGCAAATTCAGACACTTGCTTCACATTTGACCTTTATTCGAATTCAAACTACTCCAGTAGAAGTGAAGGTCCGCTGATGCTCGAACAGTGGGTTCAGAGGCACCTTCCTTCTGATACTTTTGTGGACCATGAAATGTATTCACAAAGATGCTTGAGCTTTGCGTTAGCCTTTCTAAAGTTATACATGCAAGAG GACGACATCCTATTCGAAATGCTCTTGCAACTGTTTCACTTGCcagagaaatg GTTTAATAGCGGTGGTTCTTTGTTGACAGCAAAGAATGACATATTTTGCCTTGCATCAGATCTATTTCACCCcataaaattttttcatttatttcttgCAGAGGTAAGCGGATCTCATGTATGCAAATCACAAAAATGTAGTTGTCCTTGTAGTGCTTGTCTGTTTGATTTTCTATCTTGCTTGCAGATATTTTATGATCATGAAGTGCTTCTTGACTACCTGATTTCGAAGGATACTGGAGCCAAATGCGCAGAATATCTTCTGAG GTGCCTGCGAATGGTGTGTAATTCATGGAACCTATTTGCGGAGTTTTCAACATGGGTGAAACCTCCAAATTCATCTTGTCGAAAGAGAAGAAGAGTTTTAGCAGATGGTATAGATTTTGAAGGTAATCAGTGCCATGCATCCTTGGAGGATGATTCAGTTCCCTCACCTATGGATACAGAGGGTAAAAATAGTGGCAAGCACGGAAGAACTAAGACCGTCTTGGTTGAGGATGCCAAGGGCTGTCTGCTTTGCCTGAAAGCATCTATTGACAGCCTTTACCAGAAAAATCTATTTCCATATAATCCACAAGTTCTTTTGCGACG TTTGTCAAGATTCGAGGAGCTCAGCCTTCAGGATATCCAAGCACCTACTCGTTTTTAA
- the LOC113753494 gene encoding salicylic acid-binding protein 2-like isoform X2 — protein sequence MSEKERAHFVLIHGACHGAWCWYKLVTLLRSNGYKVTALDMAASGVNPKRLEELNSFSDYAEPLMAFMADLPPDDRVILVGHSMGGVTISLAMEKFPQKIAVAVFLTAFTPAPHLPIRTMTEEYNRRLDSTMDIQHGFENGEDKPPTSLLFGPKFLSTKLYQLSPPEDLALATFLVRPIAAFADANLSEGIALTDENYGAVRRVYIISDKDNVIKEDLQRWMIEKNPVEEVEEIYNSDHMVMLSRPLELCSCLERIAEKFA from the exons atgagtgagaaagagagagcacaTTTTGTGCTCATTCATGGCGCTTGTCATGGGGCATGGTGCTGGTACAAGCTGGTGACACTGTTAAGATCCAACGGTTACAAAGTCACTGCCCTTGACATGGCAGCCTCTGGGGTCAATCCCAAACGACTGGAAGAGCTCAATTCCTTCTCTGATTATGCTGAGCCACTGATGGCATTCATGGCGGATTTACCACCAGATGATAGAGTTATCCTGGTCGGTCACAGCATGGGAGGAGTGACCATATCTCTCGCCATGGAAAAGTTCCCCCAAAAGATTGCTGTTGCTGTTTTCCTCACTGCATTCACTCCTGCTCCTCATCTCCCCATTCGCACCATGACTGAAGAG TATAATAGAAGATTGGATTCTACCATGGACATCCAACATGGGTTTGAGAACGGAGAAGACAAACCTCCTACCTCACTCCTCTTTGGCCCCAAGTTTTTGTCTACCAAATTGTATCAACTGTCCCCTCCGGAG GATTTGGCGCTGGCAACCTTTTTGGTCAGGCCCATAGCAGCGTTTGCTGATGCAAATTTGTCAGAGGGCATCGCACTCACGGACGAAAATTACGGAGCTGTTCGTCGTGTTTATATTATTAGCGATAAAGACAACGTGATAAAGGAGGACTTGCAGAGATGGATGATTGAGAAGAATCCAGTCGAAGAAGTGGAGGAGATTTATAATTCGGATCATATGGTCATGTTATCCAGGCCATTAGAGTTATGCTCTTGTTTGGAACGGATTGCTGAGAAATTTGCCTGA
- the LOC113753714 gene encoding nuclear pore complex protein NUP58 — MSFSFTPQQQQQPSPLFQTQQLPASTFSLFSQTPQQQPQLQPQPQPQPQPHSSPFQFQPQPQPQPQLQQQPQPQQQQQLFLFTNDKTPATYSTKWADLHPDSQKFLLQIEGRILEYRDESQRLDQCSRLYDSSVFSGEFELDASRIFQELGGICTAMERERAICQELMSVAKDMLHNTEVAVRSFMMLRPRFLHSNVGAATSATAPSQATAVAQASSNQAAATSAAPVFDFYSGLPRKPSPFLQQTVARFEKYIAECRQWIEELEQLLLLDADRNSLNSSSSLLQSLPKVMANVHAFFVHVAAKVESIHQYIESMKTAYLADQRRRGDGNDPFLEADRRETAKLEAAARRVHPTLHLPAVSQPSTQVAGAFSSSTMPGALTAPPTSAAISSASSGSGLSLLGTPSGATSSSSLFSTPMTSVPVSLFGSSGASPQSSPFGSLSASTPVVSGAASLFGSTPSSSVSAFTTPFPSGGLTGSGQSFNTASRTRAKSRTGRR, encoded by the exons ATGTCTTTCTCTTTTACTCCACAGCAGCAGCAACAACCCTCTCCATTATTTCAAACTCAGCAGCTGCCAGCCTCCACTTTCTCACTATTCTCTCAAACTCCCCAACAGCAGCCGCAACTGCAACCACAACCGCAACCGCAACCGCAACCGCACTCGTCTCCTTTCCAATTTCAACCTCAACCGCAACCGCAGCCCCAGCTGCAGCAGCAACCGCAGCCGCAGCAGCAGCAACAGCTGTTTCTATTTACTAACGACAAGACTCCGGCTACTTATAGCACCAAATGGGCTGACCTCCATCCAGATTCTCAGAAATTCCTCCTCCAAATTGA GGGGAGAATATTGGAGTATAGAGACGAAAGCCAGCGGCTGGACCAGTGTAGCCGCCTGTACGATTCATCGGTCTTCAGTGGTGAATTTGAGCTCGATGCTAGTCGAATTTTTCAG GAGCTTGGTGGAATCTGTACAGCAATGGAACGCGAGAGGGCTATCTGTCAAGAACTAATGTCAGTAGCCAAAGATATGCTACACAATACTGAAGTTGCTGTTCGTTCTTTTATGATGTTACGCCCACGGTTTCTTCACTCAAATGTGGGTGCTGCAACCAGTGCTACTGCACCATCCCAGGCTACAGCAGTTGCTCAAGCTTCATCTAATCAAGCAGCTGCTACTTCTGCAGCGCCTGTTTTTGATTTCTATAGTGGGCTACCTAGAAAGCCATCACCTTTTTTGCAGCAGACTGTTGCGAGATTTGAGAAGTATATAGCTGAGTGTCGTCAGTGGATTGAAGAGTTGGAGCAGTTGCTTCTCTTAGATGCTGATCGGAACTCCTTAAATTCTAGTTCGTCTTTGTTGCAATCTCTTCCTAAAGTCATGGCAAATGTGCATGCCTTTTTTGTTCATGTAGCAGCAAAG GTGGAGAGCATTCATCAGTACATTGAATCCATGAAGACTGCGTATCTTGCTGACCAGCGCCGTCGCGGGGATGGGAATGATCCATTTCTTGAAGCTGATCGGCGGGAAACAGCTAAGCTAGAAGCTGCTGCTCGAAGGGTACATCCAACTCTGCATTTGCCTGCGGTCTCGCAGCCATCTACTCAAGTTGCTGgagcattttcaagctcaaCAATGCCTGGGGCATTAACTGCACCACCTACATCTGCTGCTATTTCATCAGCTTCATCTGGAAGTGGTCTTTCTCTCTTAGGTACTCCATCTGGCGCAACTTCGTCTTCTTCTCTATTCTCTACTCCCATGACTTCAGTTCCAGTATCTTTGTTTGGATCATCTGGTGCTTCCCCCCAGTCATCACCTTTTGGATCCCTTTCGGCTTCCACTCCGGTTGTTAGTGGTGCTGCTTCATTATTTGGTTCGACACCTTCTTCTAGTGTTTCAGCATTTACAACACCATTTCCTTCAG GAGGTCTAACAGGATCAGGGCAAAGCTTTAACACTGCATCC AGGACAAGAGCAAAAAGTCGAACCGGCCGACGCTAG
- the LOC113751042 gene encoding uncharacterized protein LOC113751042 isoform X2: MNHESAQSRLCRLIDHSLRPFGEIVSVSSTPEVVKQLLISLSQVYRQIKLWTLEFDSASDDGTAEQPADGGGAAVCSDSHPDDHRCMAKIVGHLMSLLSLENPLILHLTGNTLVAIAEFAAATESGWAEYMHLLCGWLKFAIHNTMLASGGHELSRAKDFGIGSFIPGSLMKLRMGDGSYLTLASIIRVFRNVLKILKLNMDDKLLIGYLDSITDLFSKLPWDSLNEAYVVSNGEPPASPAGHDLLCKNATHLKSIGIYHGNVVQLFCSLVDISGISEAGAGSNMHPIVFQIRNQIPKILVGCFVGREHLDDVRIFHYLRHKILMLMMRLTSILHLERSDLMTWLHLIEKYFHDLLCQPLDMQEFNLNDCLEGSPFRSDDCDAEGQKMSSSHLQRLVVFLFLRCSFILVRLNEKADKQFKVANSDTCFTFDLYSNSNYSSRSEGPLMLEQWVQRHLPSDTFVDHEMYSQRCLSFALAFLKLYMQEDDILFEMLLQLFHLPEKWFNSGGSLLTAKNDIFCLASDLFHPIKFFHLFLAEIFYDHEVLLDYLISKDTGAKCAEYLLRCLRMVCNSWNLFAEFSTWVKPPNSSCRKRRRVLADGIDFEGNQCHASLEDDSVPSPMDTEGKNSGKHGRTKTVLVEDAKGCLLCLKASIDSLYQKNLFPYNPQVLLRRLSRFEELSLQDIQAPTRF, from the exons ATGAATCACGAGTCGGCCCAGTCGCGGCTTTGCCGTCTCATCGACCACTCTCTTCGTCCCTTCGGC GAAATTGTCTCTGTTTCTTCAACTCCTGAAGTCGTAAAACAGCTCTTGATTTCACTCTCCCAG GTTTATAGACAAATTAAACTGTGGACGCTTGAATTTGACTCCGCTTCCGACGAT GGAACGGCTGAGCAACCAGCAGATGGCGGCGGCGCTGCTGTTTGTTCTGATTCACATCCTGATGACCATCGGTGTATGGCTAAGATCGTTGGTCACTTG ATGTCTTTACTTAGTCTTGAGAATCCACTTATTCTGCACTTGACAGGCAACACCCTTGTGGCTATTGCTGAGTTTGCTGCTGCAACT GAATCAGGTTGGGCTGAATACATGCACTTATTGTGTGGTTGGCTGAAATTTGCCATTCACAACACTATGTTAGCTTCAGGGGGTCATGAACTTTCCAGAGCCAAAGATTTTGGTATAGGTTCATTTATTCCTGGTTCGCTGATGAAGCTGAGGATGGGAGATGGAAGCTATTTGACTCTTGCTTCTATTATTCGAGTTTTTCGTAATGTTCTAAAAATTTTGAAGCTGAATATGGATGATAAACTTTTGATAGGTTACCTGGATTCGATTActgatttattttcaaaattgccTTGGGATTCACTGAATGAGGCGTATGTTGTGTCAAACGGTGAGCCTCCAGCAAGCCCTGCTGGACATGATTTGTTATGTAAAAATGCTACCCATCTGAAGTCAATAGGTATCTATCATGGGAATGTTGTTCAACTGTTCTGTTCCTTGGTTGACATAAGCGGCATCTCTGAAGCTGGAGCTGGTTCCAACATGCATCCCATTGTATTTCAGATCAGAAACCAAATCCCTAAAATTTTAGTTGGCTGCTTTGTCGGACGAGAACATCTGGATGACGTCCGTATCTTTCATTACTTGAGACACAAGATCTTG ATGCTGATGATGAGGCTTACTTCCATACTTCACCTGGAGCGTTCAGATCTTATGACATGGTTGCATCTTATTGAGAAATACTTTCATGATCTACTTTGTCAACCTTTGGATATGCAAGAGTTTAATCTAAATGACTGTCTAGAAGGTTCCCCATTCCGGTCTGATGATTGTGATGCAGAAGGACAGAAAATGTCATCTAGCCATTTGCAAAGACtagttgtttttctttttcttaggtGTTCCTTCATTTTGGTGAGGTTGAACGAGAAAGCTGACAAGCAATTCAAAGTTGCAAATTCAGACACTTGCTTCACATTTGACCTTTATTCGAATTCAAACTACTCCAGTAGAAGTGAAGGTCCGCTGATGCTCGAACAGTGGGTTCAGAGGCACCTTCCTTCTGATACTTTTGTGGACCATGAAATGTATTCACAAAGATGCTTGAGCTTTGCGTTAGCCTTTCTAAAGTTATACATGCAAGAG GACGACATCCTATTCGAAATGCTCTTGCAACTGTTTCACTTGCcagagaaatg GTTTAATAGCGGTGGTTCTTTGTTGACAGCAAAGAATGACATATTTTGCCTTGCATCAGATCTATTTCACCCcataaaattttttcatttatttcttgCAGAG ATATTTTATGATCATGAAGTGCTTCTTGACTACCTGATTTCGAAGGATACTGGAGCCAAATGCGCAGAATATCTTCTGAG GTGCCTGCGAATGGTGTGTAATTCATGGAACCTATTTGCGGAGTTTTCAACATGGGTGAAACCTCCAAATTCATCTTGTCGAAAGAGAAGAAGAGTTTTAGCAGATGGTATAGATTTTGAAGGTAATCAGTGCCATGCATCCTTGGAGGATGATTCAGTTCCCTCACCTATGGATACAGAGGGTAAAAATAGTGGCAAGCACGGAAGAACTAAGACCGTCTTGGTTGAGGATGCCAAGGGCTGTCTGCTTTGCCTGAAAGCATCTATTGACAGCCTTTACCAGAAAAATCTATTTCCATATAATCCACAAGTTCTTTTGCGACG TTTGTCAAGATTCGAGGAGCTCAGCCTTCAGGATATCCAAGCACCTACTCGTTTTTAA
- the LOC113753739 gene encoding dof zinc finger protein DOF3.4 translates to MPSADSSERRGTKANQVGSGAPPSEPEQLQCPRCESTNTKFCYYNNYNFSQPRHFCKSCRRYWTHGGTLRDIPVGGGSRKNAKRSRTVASAAASSAFSFSSSASTYEHRHTQATTSQLLTPLGVDHGGAVPLISDAKSGVNACGSFTSLLNTQGPGFFALGGFGVGLGAGVEDMGFGLARAVWPFPGLGVGEGGPTGVGGPSVLGSTWQLQSGEAGIVGGDCFTLSDVAISTAGHGMKRDVF, encoded by the coding sequence atgcCTTCTGCAGATAGCAGTGAACGGCGAGGGACAAAGGCAAACCAGGTCGGCTCTGGCGCCCCGCCATCAGAGCCCGAACAACTCCAGTGCCCACGCTGCGAGTCCACCAACACCAAGTTCTGCTACTACAACAACTACAACTTCTCTCAGCCTCGCCATTTCTGCAAGTCCTGCCGCCGCTACTGGACCCACGGTGGCACCCTCCGTGACATCCCAGTTGGCGGTGGCAGCCGCAAGAATGCTAAACGTTCGCGCACCGTTGCCTCCGCTGCTGCCTCCTCCGCTTTCTCTTTCTCCTCCAGCGCTTCCACCTACGAGCACCGCCACACGCAGGCCACCACGTCACAGCTCCTGACTCCACTCGGCGTTGATCATGGCGGTGCCGTACCGTTGATCAGCGATGCTAAGAGCGGGGTGAACGCGTGCGGAAGTTTTACTTCGCTGTTGAACACCCAAGGGCCTGGGTTCTTCGCGCTTGGCGGGTTTGGGGTTGGGCTGGGAGCTGGGGTTGAGGACATGGGCTTTGGGCTTGCGAGGGCCGTATGGCCCTTCCCCGGACTCGGGGTGGGAGAGGGCGGCCCTACTGGTGTTGGTGGACCAAGTGTGCTAGGGAGCACGTGGCAACTTCAGAGTGGAGAGGCTGGGATTGTCGGTGGGGACTGTTTTACCTTGTCTGATGTTGCTATTTCCACGGCAGGCCATGGCATGAAACGAGATGTGTTCTGA
- the LOC113753713 gene encoding pentatricopeptide repeat-containing protein At3g50420, whose protein sequence is MRSPNEAASIAALLIQKCSSTTSIRRARQLHALLLTSATAHLRCSYAFNSIVSMYARCGSLTDSQLVFDNIPHRNIVSYNALVSSYSRTTRHASLAFRLLDQLLNENLRPNGSTFTSLLQASSTLKNVMLGSFLHAQCIKFGFMDNVRVQTSLLGLYSSCGVLELTQKVFHFMVDKDAMAWNTVIFGYLENGKMVEGLEIFSTMIRDGARPDQFTHSMVLNACGRLGDYDTGKRAHAHSLILGTCLDLPLHNALLDMYCSCGDTETAIRVFRRISNPDLVSWNTIIAGYSENGDGAKAMDMFVQLVHGSTRKPDEYTYAAVISATGAFPACNYGKPLHAQVQKAGLERSAYVGSTLISMYFSNAESESAQKIFSSVLEKDVVLWTDMVAGYSRIGDGETAVKFFHGMSQEGHEIDSYALSSGVSACADLATLRQGQMVHNLIVKKGYDTEMTVCGSLIDMYAKVGDVQAAEAIFSEVIMPDLKCWNSLLGGFSHHGKAEDAFQVFDCILKQGIKPDNVTFISVLSACSHCGLVERGKFYWNYMKVKGIKPGPKHYSCMITLFSRAGLLEEAEKLIIESPFANDYMVLWRTLLDSCVMNKNLKIGTHAAERVLSMDAEDAATNVLLAKLYAADGRWGGVAEMRRKIKIQMLEKDPGLSWTENLNDIHVFSSGDQSHPLNDEMRVEIQRLLKHSMYTEKSEI, encoded by the coding sequence aTGAGATCGCCAAATGAAGCCGCCTCCATAGCAGCTCTGCTCATCCAGAAATGCAGCTCCACAACCTCCATCAGGAGAGCGCGTCAACTCCACGCCCTCCTTCTAACCTCTGCCACTGCCCATCTCAGATGTTCATACGCATTCAACAGTATCGTGTCGATGTACGCCCGGTGTGGGTCGTTGACCGACTCCCAACTTGTATTCGACAATATTCCTCACCGAAATATTGTCTCTTACAATGCCCTTGTTTCTTCCTATTCTCGCACCACCAGACATGCTTCTCTGGCCTTTCGGTTACTTGACCAATTGCTCAATGAGAACCTCAGACCAAATGGGTCGACTTTTACGAGCCTCTTGCAGGCCTCCTCTACCCTAAAGAATGTGATGCTGGGTTCTTTTCTTCATGCCCAGTGTATTAAATTTGGATTTATGGACAATGTACGGGTTCAAACCTCTCTACTAGGGTTGTATTCAAGCTGTGGCGTCTTGGAATTGACGCagaaagttttccattttatggtTGACAAAGATGCCATGGCTTGGAATACTGTTATTTTCGGGTATTTGGAAAATGGTAAGATGGTGGAAGGACTTGAGATTTTCAGCACCATGATACGGGATGGTGCACGGCCTGACCAATTTACTCATTCAATGGTTCTGAATGCTTGTGGTAGACTGGGAGACTATGATACGGGGAAACGTGCTCATGCGCATTCTCTCATCCTTGGGACCTGCTTGGATTTGCCTTTGCATAATGCGCTGCTCGACATGTACTGCAGCTGTGGCGACACTGAAACAGCAATTAGGGTCTTTAGGAGAATCAGTAATCCAGACTTGGTTTCATGGAATACGATCATAGCTGGGTATTCTGAGAATGGAGATGGAGCTAAGGCAATGGATATGTTTGTCCAGCTGGTGCACGGATCCACAAGAAAACCAGATGAATATACTTATGCAGCAGTTATATCTGCCACAGGAGCTTTTCCTGCATGTAACTATGGTAAACCGCTCCATGCCCAAGTCCAGAAAGCAGGACTGGAAAGAAGTGCGTATGTTGGGAGCACATTGATATCTATGTACTTCAGCAATGCTGAATCCGAATCTGctcaaaaaattttctcttcagTTCTAGAAAAGGATGTCGTGCTTTGGACTGACATGGTGGCTGGTTATTCTAGAATAGGCGATGGTGAGACTGCTGTGAAGTTTTTCCACGGGATGTCACAGGAAGGACACGAGATTGATAGTTATGCTCTGAGCAGTGGAGTAAGTGCATGTGCTGACCTTGCAACTCTGAGGCAAGGGCAAATGGTTCATAACCTTATTGTGAAAAAGGGCTATGATACTGAAATGACCGTTTGCGGAAGTCTGATAGATATGTATGCTAAAGTTGGCGACGTTCAAGCAGCTGAGGCGATATTTTCAGAAGTGATAATGCCCGATCTGAAGTGCTGGAACTCGTTACTTGGGGGGTTCAGTCATCATGGGAAGGCAGAAGATGCATTCCAAGTGTTTGATTGCATTCTAAAACAAGGCATAAAACCGGACAATGTGACATTCATATCAGTCCTTTCTGCTTGTAGCCACTGTGGTTTAGTCGAGAGGGGCAAATTTTACTGGAATTATATGAAGGTCAAGGGCATAAAACCAGGGCCGAAGCACTACTCCTGCATGATAACTTTGTTTAGTAGAGCAGGATTACTTGAGGAAGCTGAAAAACTGATTATTGAATCACCTTTTGCTAATGATTATATGGTGTTGTGGAGAACTCTTCTTGATTCCTGTGTCATGAATAAAAATCTCAAAATAGGAACGCATGCTGCTGAGCGTGTTTTGAGTATGGATGCAGAAGACGCAGCAACAAACGTATTGCTTGCAAAATTATATGCTGCAGATGGAAGATGGGGTGGTGTGGCAGAAATGAGGAGAAAGATCAAAATACAAATGTTAGAAAAAGACCCCGGCCTTAGTTGGacagaaaatttgaatgatatCCATGTCTTCTCATCTGGTGATCAGTCACACCCCCTAAATGATGAAATGCGGGTTGAAATACAGAGATTGCTTAAACACTCAATGTACACGGAAAAAAGTGAAATTTGA
- the LOC113752822 gene encoding glycine-rich cell wall structural protein 1-like gives MDIYGGADGGAGIGGGAGSGGAAGGGVGGANGGAGVGGGAGGGGAARGGAGGGVGGGAGAGASVGGAGGGGGVGGSAGGGAGGGIGGGAGGGAGGGVGGGVGGGAGGGVGGGARGGVGKGAGGGAGGGKRGGADGGFGKGGGIGGGAGGGFGAGGGFGGGHGGFGKGGGVGAGGGFGGRTSPRIGRRKL, from the exons ATGGATATATATG GAGGTGCCGATGGTGGTGCTGGAATTGGAGGAGGTGCAGGTAGTGGTGGTGCTGCTGGAGGCGGCGTTGGAGGTGCTAATGGAGGAGCTGGAGTTGGAGGAGGTGCAGGTGGTGGTGGTGCCGCTAGAGGTGGCGCTGGAGGAGGTGTAGGTGGTGGTGCTGGGGCTGGAGCTAGTGTTGGAGGAgcaggtggtggtggtggagttGGAGGCAGTGCAGGTGGTGGTGCTGGAGGTGGCATTGGAGGAGGTGCAGGGGGTGGAGCTGGTGGAGGAGTAGGTGGTGGTGTAGGTGGTGGGGCTG GTGGAGGTGTAGGAGGAGGAGCCCGAGGAGGCGTTGGCAAAGGTGCTGGAGGTGGGGCCGGTGGCGGAAAAAGGGGTGGAGCAGATGGTGGCTTTGGGAAAGGTGGAGGTATAGGAGGTGGTGCAGGTGGTGGTTTTGGGGCTGGAGGAGGTTTTGGTGGAGGGCATGGGGGATTTGGTAAGGGTGGAGGAGTTGGCGCGGGCGGTGGATTCGGAGGCCGGACTAGTCCTAGAATTGGACGTCGCAAATTGTGA
- the LOC113753494 gene encoding salicylic acid-binding protein 2-like isoform X1 has translation MSEKERAHFVLIHGACHGAWCWYKLVTLLRSNGYKVTALDMAASGVNPKRLEELNSFSDYAEPLMAFMADLPPDDRVILVGHSMGGVTISLAMEKFPQKIAVAVFLTAFTPAPHLPIRTMTEESTSQLRSQYNRRLDSTMDIQHGFENGEDKPPTSLLFGPKFLSTKLYQLSPPEDLALATFLVRPIAAFADANLSEGIALTDENYGAVRRVYIISDKDNVIKEDLQRWMIEKNPVEEVEEIYNSDHMVMLSRPLELCSCLERIAEKFA, from the exons atgagtgagaaagagagagcacaTTTTGTGCTCATTCATGGCGCTTGTCATGGGGCATGGTGCTGGTACAAGCTGGTGACACTGTTAAGATCCAACGGTTACAAAGTCACTGCCCTTGACATGGCAGCCTCTGGGGTCAATCCCAAACGACTGGAAGAGCTCAATTCCTTCTCTGATTATGCTGAGCCACTGATGGCATTCATGGCGGATTTACCACCAGATGATAGAGTTATCCTGGTCGGTCACAGCATGGGAGGAGTGACCATATCTCTCGCCATGGAAAAGTTCCCCCAAAAGATTGCTGTTGCTGTTTTCCTCACTGCATTCACTCCTGCTCCTCATCTCCCCATTCGCACCATGACTGAAGAG TCGACATCGCAATTACGTTCGCAGTATAATAGAAGATTGGATTCTACCATGGACATCCAACATGGGTTTGAGAACGGAGAAGACAAACCTCCTACCTCACTCCTCTTTGGCCCCAAGTTTTTGTCTACCAAATTGTATCAACTGTCCCCTCCGGAG GATTTGGCGCTGGCAACCTTTTTGGTCAGGCCCATAGCAGCGTTTGCTGATGCAAATTTGTCAGAGGGCATCGCACTCACGGACGAAAATTACGGAGCTGTTCGTCGTGTTTATATTATTAGCGATAAAGACAACGTGATAAAGGAGGACTTGCAGAGATGGATGATTGAGAAGAATCCAGTCGAAGAAGTGGAGGAGATTTATAATTCGGATCATATGGTCATGTTATCCAGGCCATTAGAGTTATGCTCTTGTTTGGAACGGATTGCTGAGAAATTTGCCTGA